Proteins encoded within one genomic window of Hermetia illucens chromosome 2, iHerIll2.2.curated.20191125, whole genome shotgun sequence:
- the LOC119648179 gene encoding ceramide transfer protein isoform X4, translating into MTTFQYNQKQEGPHSTLPEDEFFDAFETGMDKVEEDTQIRFRLKLQSQQSQISTTSSVPNSTENAATEDEFGTGGAARVHRLWPEIDRICTEQLKYARAGVGEGGNGWQIFVDEGEMKMYKREEEVNGLVVDPLKACHMVKGVTAREMCHYFFMPEYRNDWETTLEDVQILERISPDTLVFLQTHKRIWPASQRDAMFWSHMGKVNDNVDADAHDVWIVCNHSADEKDYPESKNSKCVRVILTVILVCQTYIENNKTTNITRDDLSCKITYCSVVNPGGWAPASALRAIYKREYPKFLKRFTKYVIDQCKDKPIMF; encoded by the exons ATGACGACCTTTCAGTATAATCAGAAACAG GAGGGACCACATTCAACTCTTCCTGAAGATGAATTCTTTGACGCTTTCGAAACGGGAATGGATAAGGTTGAGGAGGACACACAGATTCGATTCCGTCTGAAACTTCAATCGCAGCAGTCGCAGATCAGTACGACAAGTAGTGTTCCAAATTCAACGGAAAATGCTGCAACCGAGGATGAGTTTGGAACAGGGGGTGCAGCAAGGGTTCATCGACTGTGGCCTGAG ATCGATAGAATTTGCACGGAACAACTAAAGTACGCACGGGCAGGTGTCGGCGAAGGTGGCAATGGTTGGCAAATTTTTGTTGATGAGGGTGAAATGAAAATGTACAAACGTGAGGAGGAGGTGAACGGATTAGTGGTGGATCCACTGAAAGCATGTCATATGGTGAAGGGAGTGACTGCGCGCGAAATGTGCCATTATTTCTTCATGCCTGAATATAGGAACGATTGGGAGA CGACGCTAGAGGATGTACAAATTTTAGAAAGAATATCACCGGATACCTTAGTATTTTTACAAACGCATAAACGAATTTGGCCCGCTAGTCAACGTGATGCTATGTTTTGGTCACATATGGGAAAAGTTAATGATAACGTGGACGCAGATGCACATGATGTGTGGATAGTTTGTAACCATTCCGCCGATGAGAAAGATTATCCA gagagcAAAAACAGTAAATGTGTGAGAGTCATCCTGACCGTCATTTTAGTATGTCAAACttatattgaaaataataaaaccacAAATATCACCAGAGACGACCTCTCGTGTAAAATCACATACTGCTCCGTTG TTAATCCTGGCGGTTGGGCACCAGCATCTGCTCTCCGAGCGATATATAAACGCGAGTATCCAAAGTTCCTAAAACGTTTTACAAAATATGTGATAGATCAGTGTAAAGATAAGCCGATTATGTTTTGA
- the LOC119648179 gene encoding ceramide transfer protein isoform X2, giving the protein MENCNKISTGLISNNDRNLCNKIGRKVRSSLFCATNRASTLHVHTEGPHSTLPEDEFFDAFETGMDKVEEDTQIRFRLKLQSQQSQISTTSSVPNSTENAATEDEFGTGGAARVHRLWPEIDRICTEQLKYARAGVGEGGNGWQIFVDEGEMKMYKREEEVNGLVVDPLKACHMVKGVTAREMCHYFFMPEYRNDWETTLEDVQILERISPDTLVFLQTHKRIWPASQRDAMFWSHMGKVNDNVDADAHDVWIVCNHSADEKDYPESKNSKCVRVILTVILVCQTYIENNKTTNITRDDLSCKITYCSVVNPGGWAPASALRAIYKREYPKFLKRFTKYVIDQCKDKPIMF; this is encoded by the exons atggaaaattgtaATAAAATCTCCACTGGATTGATTTCAAATAATGACCGGAACTTGTGTAACAAAATAGGGCGTAAAGTTAGATCATCTTTATTTTGCGCCACCAATCGTGCTTCTACATTGCATGTCCACACT GAGGGACCACATTCAACTCTTCCTGAAGATGAATTCTTTGACGCTTTCGAAACGGGAATGGATAAGGTTGAGGAGGACACACAGATTCGATTCCGTCTGAAACTTCAATCGCAGCAGTCGCAGATCAGTACGACAAGTAGTGTTCCAAATTCAACGGAAAATGCTGCAACCGAGGATGAGTTTGGAACAGGGGGTGCAGCAAGGGTTCATCGACTGTGGCCTGAG ATCGATAGAATTTGCACGGAACAACTAAAGTACGCACGGGCAGGTGTCGGCGAAGGTGGCAATGGTTGGCAAATTTTTGTTGATGAGGGTGAAATGAAAATGTACAAACGTGAGGAGGAGGTGAACGGATTAGTGGTGGATCCACTGAAAGCATGTCATATGGTGAAGGGAGTGACTGCGCGCGAAATGTGCCATTATTTCTTCATGCCTGAATATAGGAACGATTGGGAGA CGACGCTAGAGGATGTACAAATTTTAGAAAGAATATCACCGGATACCTTAGTATTTTTACAAACGCATAAACGAATTTGGCCCGCTAGTCAACGTGATGCTATGTTTTGGTCACATATGGGAAAAGTTAATGATAACGTGGACGCAGATGCACATGATGTGTGGATAGTTTGTAACCATTCCGCCGATGAGAAAGATTATCCA gagagcAAAAACAGTAAATGTGTGAGAGTCATCCTGACCGTCATTTTAGTATGTCAAACttatattgaaaataataaaaccacAAATATCACCAGAGACGACCTCTCGTGTAAAATCACATACTGCTCCGTTG TTAATCCTGGCGGTTGGGCACCAGCATCTGCTCTCCGAGCGATATATAAACGCGAGTATCCAAAGTTCCTAAAACGTTTTACAAAATATGTGATAGATCAGTGTAAAGATAAGCCGATTATGTTTTGA
- the LOC119648179 gene encoding ceramide transfer protein isoform X3, which produces MPSSVALIVKNLKIGGNKRSTGEGPHSTLPEDEFFDAFETGMDKVEEDTQIRFRLKLQSQQSQISTTSSVPNSTENAATEDEFGTGGAARVHRLWPEIDRICTEQLKYARAGVGEGGNGWQIFVDEGEMKMYKREEEVNGLVVDPLKACHMVKGVTAREMCHYFFMPEYRNDWETTLEDVQILERISPDTLVFLQTHKRIWPASQRDAMFWSHMGKVNDNVDADAHDVWIVCNHSADEKDYPESKNSKCVRVILTVILVCQTYIENNKTTNITRDDLSCKITYCSVVNPGGWAPASALRAIYKREYPKFLKRFTKYVIDQCKDKPIMF; this is translated from the exons GAGGGACCACATTCAACTCTTCCTGAAGATGAATTCTTTGACGCTTTCGAAACGGGAATGGATAAGGTTGAGGAGGACACACAGATTCGATTCCGTCTGAAACTTCAATCGCAGCAGTCGCAGATCAGTACGACAAGTAGTGTTCCAAATTCAACGGAAAATGCTGCAACCGAGGATGAGTTTGGAACAGGGGGTGCAGCAAGGGTTCATCGACTGTGGCCTGAG ATCGATAGAATTTGCACGGAACAACTAAAGTACGCACGGGCAGGTGTCGGCGAAGGTGGCAATGGTTGGCAAATTTTTGTTGATGAGGGTGAAATGAAAATGTACAAACGTGAGGAGGAGGTGAACGGATTAGTGGTGGATCCACTGAAAGCATGTCATATGGTGAAGGGAGTGACTGCGCGCGAAATGTGCCATTATTTCTTCATGCCTGAATATAGGAACGATTGGGAGA CGACGCTAGAGGATGTACAAATTTTAGAAAGAATATCACCGGATACCTTAGTATTTTTACAAACGCATAAACGAATTTGGCCCGCTAGTCAACGTGATGCTATGTTTTGGTCACATATGGGAAAAGTTAATGATAACGTGGACGCAGATGCACATGATGTGTGGATAGTTTGTAACCATTCCGCCGATGAGAAAGATTATCCA gagagcAAAAACAGTAAATGTGTGAGAGTCATCCTGACCGTCATTTTAGTATGTCAAACttatattgaaaataataaaaccacAAATATCACCAGAGACGACCTCTCGTGTAAAATCACATACTGCTCCGTTG TTAATCCTGGCGGTTGGGCACCAGCATCTGCTCTCCGAGCGATATATAAACGCGAGTATCCAAAGTTCCTAAAACGTTTTACAAAATATGTGATAGATCAGTGTAAAGATAAGCCGATTATGTTTTGA